The following is a genomic window from Amycolatopsis cihanbeyliensis.
GTGTACGACCTCGGCGGCGGGCCCGTCTGGTACGCCCGCACCGAGCAACTGGCGACGCTGCCCGCGGAGCTGCGCGGCTGGGCCGTACGGTTCGAGGCTGGGACCAACCGATCGGACTGGCTGCACGAGCGCGAGTGGCGCATCCCTATGCCACCCGACAACCCCGTGCTGCAGCTGCCGCCCGACTCCGTTCCCGTGATCCTCGTCGGCGACCCGCGGTGGCAGCCCACCGCGCTGGTCCAGCGCACCGTCTTCGTCGATCATTACGGCATGCTGGCAGCGCCCGGACAGCCTCGTCATCCGCAGATTGTCGACGTACCGAACTGCCACACCTGTGGACCGCCGCCGTACGCTGGGATCCGGCGAACCAACGGATCTGGCAGATCCCTCGCTAGCTGCCCCGCGTCGACAACCGCAGCGAAGCATCAGCACGGAACGGCTGTTCAAGGACGCTCACGGTCGGTTCATGCGGCCACGGTGGTTGCCTCCTGCATTTCGTTTACCACTACACTCAGCGAACGGGTCGTCCCCTAACTGCGCGAAACCGACCCGAGGTGACACCACACCCCAGGACCACCCAAATGGGTGACGTGCCACGCGTGCCGTCCGTCGACAGCAGACAAGCGGCATCGAGGCGCCCGCGCAAGTCTGAGCTGCACCGAACGCACTGGTGACGTCCGCTTGCAGCAAGCGCGGGGCAGATGTGTCTGCAGACTGCACGATCAAATGCACGTCGCAGGCGGGCGAACGCGCAACGCTGGCATCTGGCGAACTTATCCGCCGTTTCCGGACGGGCCGCCGCACCCCGGAGGCGAGTGGTCATTCGCTGCTCAGCCCGAGGGCCTGGCGGATTTCCGTGGCTCGTTGCTCTGACTTGAGTGCCTCTTCGCTCTGGTCGAGCCGCGTGTAGACCTCGCTCAACATTGTCTGTGCTGCCAGTTGCGCGTCGAGGTCTTCGAGTTCTTGGAAGCCTTTGAGGGCTTCTTCTGCGTCGTGGCGTGCTGACTCTGCTTGATCCGCCAGCAGGTGGAGCCGTGAGCGGGCAAGTAAAGCGTGGGCTCGCCCCCGATCGTCTGTGCACATGGGTCCGGTCCCGCGGATATGCGAATCGAGTTGCTTGATAGCCCTCTGGTGTTGTCCGTCTAGCTGATAGGTCGCCGCAAGGTTGATGTCGGCCAGTCCCTCGCCGCGACGGCCGATAGTGCGGAAGGCATGCACAGCCTGTTGCAAGAGCCGCTCCGCCCGGACGTAGTCACCTGCGTCGCTGGCTTCGCTGGCGCGCAACACCAATGTGACTGCCTTGCCAACGTTGTGGATCATCTCGTCGAACGTCTCGATCGCTTCCCGTCGGCCCTGGAACGGCCAGCGAGGGTGGGACTCGATGCTCCTGCGGACGTCTGTGACCACGTCATGGAGTGAAGTTTCGTCCTCGCTGGTTGCCGTCACGGCTGGAGAATGCTTGCTTGCCGGAGGAACGATATTGTCTTCGACCTTCTCAGGACGTGTCTGCTGCTCAGGTGGAGCGGACGCAGTGGATGCGGCGATCTCGCGCACGTCATCGGTTGTCTGTCGTCCCAGCTTTTCGTCGAGCACGATCCGAAGTTGCGCGGCCGCGATCTGCTCTTCGGTCACCGTGAGTGGTCGGTTCATCGGTCTGCCCGCTGTTCGTCCGGTTTGGGAAGGTCGTCAAGCAACGTGTCCAGTACACGCCCTTGGAAGACGTCGAGCAACAGGCACTCATCCCGGTGGGCCAGATCGGACTGGGCGAGCTTGCCCAGCAGCTTCAGCCCGGCCACCCGCTTCGCTGGGGATTCGTCCAGGGCGAGTTCGGCGGCCCAGATAAACCGTCGCCACCACTCCTCGCGACGTGCGGCGAGGTCGCGCTGCTCGGTGGCGCGGTCATTGCCCCGGACGGCGTGCCGGACCCCGAAGAGGGCGCCGCCAGCGGTGAGTAGCCCGACCAGCAGAGACAGCCCGGCCTGCAGCCACGGGTTCATGATCACCTTCCGTAGTCAAGTTGAGGCCAACGGCAGATCGTAGCGAGACCCAGTGGTAGCTGAGACCGTAGGTGTATCCGAGACGGTCCCGAGCTATTTTTCGTAGCTCCTGATCAAGGAGCTGTGGTCGCCAAGTCCGGCATGACTGACGCGCCGGGTCGCACGCATGATCCGAGCATCGGGCCTGGTGGCATCGAAGGGCCGCTCTCATGTGAGCTAGCGCTATAACGCGCGCGATGACGCATCGATCAAGCACGTGTCGTGTCGGTCCAGTACGCGGGATTACGGCCGTAGTCGGGGGTAGTGAACGCGCGGTCCCAGGAGGCGTCAGGGGCGAGAAGCTCTTGCCAAGGCGCGATTTCGATGTAGAGCACGCGCATCGAGTTGAGCGAGGCAAAGTGCAGATCGGGACCGTCGGTGGACACCGCGTCATCCGGGACAGCGACCTCGAAGTTGTGGGCAAGCCCGGCGCGGGCGGTGGCCTCGACGCACACGTTGGTTTGCAGGCCCGCCACGATCAGCCTGGACACGGCGAGGTTACGCAACAGCGGCTCGAGCTCGGTGTAATCGAAGAAGCTGGCCCGGGTCTTATCCAAGACAACGTCCCCGGCCTGCGGAGCGACCGGGTCCATGATCTGGCGTTTCCACTCCTGCTGTTCAGCAGATATGCGAGGCAAACGATCAGCGCGGTACTGCATAAGTCGCGCAAAACGCGGGTTGTCCCCCATCGGTCCAGCGGCGCTGCCGACCGACCGGGAGTAGATCACCGGAACCTGACCGTCCCGCGCGGCGGTCAGCAACTCGCCGCAGGCCGCGATCGTCTGGTCCAACCGCCAGATCGGGGGCCAGCCGAGCGCGTCCCGGACCCCGTCCTCGGCAAGGTACCCATTCTGCATGTCGATCATCAACAACGCCGTAGCCGGCATCCCTCGGCCCCTTTCCTATTGCACCGGTAGCAACGGCGCGAGACGGGCGCCTCGGGCTACCCCCGCCGCACTCCGAGTGCAGGCGTCGGCCCAGGTTCTCAGGCCGTTGCATCCATTGATACGTACAACCACCCCGGCATTACCAGATGTCGCCCCGCTATCCGGCCGTCAGCGGAATCCGAGTCAGCCACTGACATGACTACCGGGAGCCATAGCGCTGCCAACCCGATCACACCGACGATGCTCCGCAAGGCAGTTGGATAACCTGCTCGGCACGCTCGGCGGCCTCCAGTAATGCTGCTCGCGGTCCACGGCGGTGTCGGTTCCGGTGTCGGCTGGGACCACTACCACGCTGAGGCCCTCTAGCAGCTGTTCCTGCCCTACCTCCTAAGCGCCACCGCTGACTGTGCCAGCCGACCGACACTAGCGGCGCCGGCACAGGTCGGTGAGGAGATGGGCCGTGAGCTGCGCGAGCTGGCCGCGGCCGGGTTGATTATCCTCGGCCGCCACGGCGCACCACTGACCAGATACGAATGAACCCCTATGACTGCCGGAACCGACAGACGGACGGCCCGTTCGAAATCACCCGTGGCAGCGGCCAGGGCTGGGTGATTGCCACCGCCGGCGCCTTCATCGTGGTACCACCGATGGTGCTCCGCTGCAGTGACTATCACGCTGCTGTCGATGGTGCGGGACTGTGCTGTTGTCGGATCTGGTGTGTGAGTGTGCGTGCTCGGCGTGAGCCGATGCTGAGGTTGCGGCGTAGGGCATCGGCGGAGATGGGGCGTTGGTGTATGCGCCTGTGTTCGGCGTCGAGTCGGAAGGCTTCGTTCGCCAATGGGTCGCTGAGTGCTTTCTGCCCGCCGTTGTACAGGCCGTTGTCATTGGTTGTGGGTCCGGGCTTGCTGCTGGGCTGGATGGGGAGAGCTGATACTTCCTCGTCTGGGCTGCTGTTCCAGGTTGCTGGGTGTTGCTGCGGTTCGATCGTGGGCTTCTTGTTCTCGGGTTGGTGGTCGTGCCGGCGTTTGAGCGCGTGGTTAAGGAGTTCGACGGCCAGTAGTAGTGCCAGTGGTGGGGTGGCGGCCACGGCAATGGCGAGGGGGTTGAGGTGGGGTGCTGAGGCGATGTTGGCGCATAGCGACAGCGCGATCCCGAGGCTGAAGGCGAGCCAGGCTTTCCATGGACTGGTGGTGTCGCGACGGGATTTCCACAGCTCAATGGTGGCCGTGGTGAGGAGGCCGTCGACGATAAGGGGCCAGAGGGTCGCGGTGGTTTGGTCGGCGCCAAAACGCAGGGCAAAGTCGTGTCCGTGCTGGTAGGAGACGTACGCCGCGCCTACGGCGACGAGAAGTGTGCAGGCGCATTGCAGATGCAACGCTCGGTCAGGACGGGGGCTGGAGGTGACCGCTGGGGTGGTCATCAGCCCTCACCTGCCTGACGCCGGTCCGGTTGTTGGGTGTTTCGGATGGTGAGGCCGTGTTCGCGTAGCCGACGGCGAATAGTGACGGCGTCGACGCCCATGCGCTGACCGATGCGCGGTGGAGTCCACCCCTGGTGGTACAGCTGAACTGCCTCGGTAACTTGTTCGGGGGTGAGGCCGCGTCGGCGCATGGGTACGTGGTGGCGGCGCAGGATCCGGCAGACGGTGTTGCGGCCGATCTTGAACTGCTCTGCCAGCTCGTAGACGGTTGAGCCGGACAGGTAGCCGGCGATCAGTTGCTGGATGTGGGCGTCGTCGAGGTGCCGGGCGCGGCCCGGCCGTGGTCGCTTCGGTGTCGGCTGGGGTGGCGTGTCCAGGTCAGGCAGCTTTCGGCGCAGTGTTTCCAGTGCGCTGACCTGGTCTTTCGGGTTGTAATAAGCTCCCCCAAGGTCCACCGAACCCTGTCATTGTGCGAGCCGCTCCTTCCGCGGCCGTTTCCGCTGGTGAAGCGGGGACGGCCGGCTCGTCCACGCCGTCAGTGCCGATCTTCTCGGCCTCCAGGTACGTGCGTCTTGCGATACTCGCCCGCTGGCGGCGTCATAGTCGTTACTTCCAGTAACATGTAATCGATGGCGCCGTCGACCACGGGAGCTATGCGGTATGCGTCTGTCCGCGTTCCGAAACGGCAAGCACGTCTTCAACGTGGTCGACCGCGGTCCGGTAGACGGCGAGATCGTCGTTCTGCTTCATGGGTTCCCGCAGACCTCGACCTCGTGGGCTACCGTCGTGAGCGAGCTGCACCGCGAGGGTTTCCGTACGCTCACACCGGATCAGCGTGGTTACTCCCCCCGGGCCCGGCCTCGAGGGCGGTGGGCCTACCGGAACAGCGCCCTTGTCGAGGACGTCGTCGCGCTGCTCACCGAAGTCGGCAGGCCGGTACACCTCGTCGGCCACGACTGGGGCGCGGCGGTCGCGTGGTCGCTGGCCGCGGCCAGGCCCGACCTGGTGCGCACACTCACCACGGTGTCCGTGCCACATCCTGGCGCGTTCCTGCGGTCGATGCTCACCAGCAACCAGGCAGCCCGATCCTGGTACATGTTCGTCTTCCAGATCCCCGTGCTACCGGAACTCATCCTACGCCGCAGCGCACGGCTGACCTCCGCGGTGTTCAGCCGTGCCGGAATGACACCCTCCCAGACCGCGGTCTCCCGCCGAGAGGTCATCGACACGGAAGCGCTGACCGGTGCGCTGAACTGGTACCGCGGCATGCCGTTCGCCTCCCCGCCGGCCTGCGCCGGAAGGTCGGCGTACCGACCGTCCACATCTGGAGCGACCAGGACGCCGCCCTGAACCGGCGCGGAGCCGAGCTCACCCGGCACTGGGTGACCGGCGACTTCGAACTCGTCGTACTGCCCGGGGTCAGCCACTGGGTGCCGGAAGAAGCGCCGAACGCGATCACCGACGCGGTCGTGCGACTCGCCAGAGGCAACCCCGCGAGCACCGGTCCCACCGCTCGATCGGCGGATCGGCGGGTTCCGGGGCGGCCGTGACGACGACGGCGGCGGCGGTGCTGCGCGCCCGTCCTACCCGGTCGGTCAGGTGCCGATGTAGGCCGCGAGGTGCTCGCCGGTGAGGGTGGGACGGGTGGTGACGAGGTCGGTGGGTGTGCCCTCGAAGACGATCCGGCCGCCGTCGTGGCCCGCTCCGGGGCCGAGGTCGATGATCCAGTCGGCATGCGCCATGACGGCCTGGTGGTGCTCGATGACGATCACCGACTTGCCGGAGTCGACGAGCCGGTCGAGCAGCGCGAGCAGGTGTTCCACATCGGCAAGGTGCAGGCCGGTGGTGGGTTCGTCGAGCACGTAGACGCCGCCCTTGTCGCCCATGTGGGTGGCCAGTTTGAGGCGCTGCCGCTCACCCCCGGAGAGGGTGGTGAGTGGCTGGCCGATGGTGAGGTATCCCAGTCCGACGTCGGTGAGCCGGTCGAGGATCCTGTGTGCGGCGGGGTTGCGTGCCTCGCCGGTGCCGAAGAACTCCTCCGCCTCGGATACCGACATCGCGAGCACCTCGCTGATGTCGCGGCCGGCGAGGTGGTGGTCCAGTACCGCGGCCTGGAAGCGTTTCCCCTCGCATTCCTCGCAGGTGGTGGCGATGCCGGCCATCATGGCCAGATCGGTGTAAAGGACGCCGGCGCCGTTGCAGGCCGGGCAGGCGCCCTCGGAGTTGGCGCTGAACAGGGCCGGTTTCACGCCGTTGGCCTTGGCGAAGGCCTTGCGGATGGGGTCCAGCAGTCCGGTGTAGGTGGCCGGGTTGCTGCGTCGCGAGCCCTTGATCGCTGTCTGGTCGACCGCCACCACACCCGACGAGGCGGGGACGGACCCGTGGATCAGTGAGCTCTTGCCGGAGCCAGCGACGCCGGTGACCACGCACAGCACCCCGAGGGGGATGTCGACGTCGACATCCTGGAGGTTGTTGGCGGTGGCGCCGCGGATCTCCAGCGTGCCGGTGGGGGCGCGCACCGTGTCCTTGAGCGAGGCCCGGTCGTCGAGATGCCGTCCGGTGACGGTGCCGCTGGCCCGTAGCCCCTCGACGGTGCCCTCGAAACAGACGGTGCCGCCCGCAGTACCGGCACCGGGGCCGAGGTCGACGACGTGGTCGGCGAACGCGATCGTCTCCGGCTTGTGCTCCACGACCAGCACCGTGTTGCCCTTGTCCCGCAGCCGCAGCAGCAGGTTGTTCATCCGCTGGATGTCGTGCGGGTGCAGGCCGATGGTGGGTTCGTCGAAGACGTAGGTGACGTCGGTCAGCGAGGAGCCGAGGTGGCGGATCATCTTGGTGCGCTGCGCCTCGCCGCCCGAGAGCGTGCCCGAGGGTCGGTCCAGCGAGAGGTAGCCCAGCCCGATCTCCACGAACGACTCGAGCGTGTGTCGCAGCGTGCCCAGCAGCGGCGCCACCGACGGCGCGTCCAGACCACGCACCCAGTCGGCGAGGTCGCTGATCTGCATCGCGCAGGCGTCGGCGATGTTGATCCCCTCGATCTTCGACGACCGCGCCGCCTCACTCAGCCGGGTGCCTTCGCAGCCGGGACAGGAGGTGAAGGTGACCGCCCGCTCCACGAACGCCCGGATGTGCGGCTGCATCGCCTCCCTGTCCTTGGACAGCATCGACTTCTGGATCGTCGGGATCAACCCCGCATACGTCAGGTTGACTCCGTCGACCTTGATCTTGGTCGCCTCCCGGTGGAGCAGGTCGTGCATCTCCTTCTTGGTGTACTTGCGGATCGGCTTGTCCGGATCGAAAAAGCCGCAGCCGCGGAAGATCCGGCCGTACCAGCCCTCCATGCTGTAACCGGGGATCGTGAGCGCACCCTCGTTGAGCGACTTGGAGTCGTCGTAGAGCTGGGTGAGGTCGATGTCGGAGACAGCGCCCCGACCCTCGCAACGCGGACACATACCGCCGGTGACGCTGAAGCTGCGCCGTTCCTTCACCGTCTTCCCGCCACGCTCGAGGGTGACCGCGCCCGCCCCGCTGATCGAGGCCACGTTGAAGGAAAACGCCTGGGGCGAACCGATGTGCGGCCGCCCGAGCCGGCTGAAGAGGATGCGCAGCATCGCGTTGGCATCGGTGGCGGTGCCGACAGTGGAACGGGGGTCGGCACCCATCCGCTGCTGGTCGACGATGATCGCGGTGGTCAACCCGTCCAGTACGTCGACATCGGGCCGCGCCAGCGTCGGCATGAAGCCCTGCACGAACGCGCTGTACGTCTCGTTGATCATCCGTTGCGACTCGGCCGCGATGGTGCTGAACACCAGCGAGCTCTTGCCCGAGCCGGAGACGCCGGTGAACACCGTCAGCCTGCGCTTCGGGATCTCGACGTCGACGTCGGAGAGGTTGTTCTCGCGCGCGCCGTGCACGCGGATCAGGTCGTGACTGTCGGCGACGTGCGCCACGGGCGACCGCGTGTCCGCCGTCTTCCTGGCCATGCTCAGCGGACCTCGAAGATACGGATCATGTTGCCCGCGGGATCGCGAAAGGCGCAGTCGCGCACGCCGTAGGGCTGATCGGTCGGCTCCTGGACGACCTCGACGTCGCCGGCCTGCAGCCGCTCGAAGGTGCCGTCGAGGTCGGCGGTGGCCAGGTTGATGCCCGCGTAGGTTCCCTTGGCCATCATCTCGCCGATGGTGCGGCGCTCGTCCTCGGTGATGCCGGGGTCGACGCCGGGTGGTGTCAGGACGATGGACATGTCCGGCTGGTTGGCGGGGCCGACGGTGATCCAGTGCAGCCCGCCGTACTCGACGTCGTTGCGGACCTCGAAACCGAGGGCGTCGCGGTAGAAGGCCAGGGAGGCGTCCGGGTCGTCGTGCGGGAGGAAGGCGTGGTGAATGGTGATGTCCATGGCGGTCACTCTAAGTGCGCTTCGAGGCCGACGCTTCTCGATTCCTGATCGGTCTGGTCACCTGTTTGGCCACGCACGGCGGCATTCCCGCCGTCGCGCGTGCCGACTGGCGCTGGTAGGCGCTGGGCGGCATACCCACCAGTTCGGTGAAGCGACTGCTGAAGGTGCCCAGCGAGGAGCAGCCGACCGCGAAACAGGCCTCGGTGACGTTGAGATCGCCGCGGCGCAGCAGTGTCATCGCGCGCTCGATGCGCCGGGTCATCAGGTAGCTGTACGGCGACTCGCCGTAGGCGCCGCGGAACTGGCGGCTGAGATGCCCCGCCGACATGTTCACGCCGCGGGCGAGCGCCTCGACGTCCAACGGTTTGGCGTACTCCCGGTCGATCCGGTCGCGAACGCGGCGCAACCGTGCGAGGTCGCTCAGTCGCTGCGCCGCGGCGGGCTTGCTGGTCACCTCGTGATCGTGCCACATCCGGCCGGGCGCGCAGCGGAATGAGCGCGCCCCACCTCGCCACCTCGCCGCCTCTCAGGGTGAGGGGAGGAGGGCTGTGGCGGTGGCGGTGATTGTGGACAGTGCGGTGGCGACCACCGGGTGGTCATGGCGGCCGCGCCGGGTCGCGGCGAGGATGCGGCGGGCGGGGGCGGGTTCGCCGCGCAGCGGGATGCGTACGACGGGCCACTCGTGCAGCCGGGCGAGCCGGGGCACGAGGATGATGCCGAAGCCGTGGGCCACCAAGGCTGTTCCGGTGTCCCACTCGTCGGCGTAGTGGGCGATGTTCGGGGTGAAGCCTGCCGCCATGCACGCGTTCAGTACCAGGTGGTGATAGGTGCTCCCCGGGCGGCCGAGGATCCACGGCTCGTTGGCGGCGTCGGCGAGGGTGACGAGGGGCTGGTGGGTCAGGTGGTGCTGGTCGGCTACGACCAGGTCCAGCGGGTCGTCGAGTAGCGGTTGCTGCGCGAAGCGTTCGTCTGCCGTGG
Proteins encoded in this region:
- a CDS encoding ATP-binding cassette domain-containing protein encodes the protein MARKTADTRSPVAHVADSHDLIRVHGARENNLSDVDVEIPKRRLTVFTGVSGSGKSSLVFSTIAAESQRMINETYSAFVQGFMPTLARPDVDVLDGLTTAIIVDQQRMGADPRSTVGTATDANAMLRILFSRLGRPHIGSPQAFSFNVASISGAGAVTLERGGKTVKERRSFSVTGGMCPRCEGRGAVSDIDLTQLYDDSKSLNEGALTIPGYSMEGWYGRIFRGCGFFDPDKPIRKYTKKEMHDLLHREATKIKVDGVNLTYAGLIPTIQKSMLSKDREAMQPHIRAFVERAVTFTSCPGCEGTRLSEAARSSKIEGINIADACAMQISDLADWVRGLDAPSVAPLLGTLRHTLESFVEIGLGYLSLDRPSGTLSGGEAQRTKMIRHLGSSLTDVTYVFDEPTIGLHPHDIQRMNNLLLRLRDKGNTVLVVEHKPETIAFADHVVDLGPGAGTAGGTVCFEGTVEGLRASGTVTGRHLDDRASLKDTVRAPTGTLEIRGATANNLQDVDVDIPLGVLCVVTGVAGSGKSSLIHGSVPASSGVVAVDQTAIKGSRRSNPATYTGLLDPIRKAFAKANGVKPALFSANSEGACPACNGAGVLYTDLAMMAGIATTCEECEGKRFQAAVLDHHLAGRDISEVLAMSVSEAEEFFGTGEARNPAAHRILDRLTDVGLGYLTIGQPLTTLSGGERQRLKLATHMGDKGGVYVLDEPTTGLHLADVEHLLALLDRLVDSGKSVIVIEHHQAVMAHADWIIDLGPGAGHDGGRIVFEGTPTDLVTTRPTLTGEHLAAYIGT
- a CDS encoding cysteine hydrolase family protein, yielding MIDMQNGYLAEDGVRDALGWPPIWRLDQTIAACGELLTAARDGQVPVIYSRSVGSAAGPMGDNPRFARLMQYRADRLPRISAEQQEWKRQIMDPVAPQAGDVVLDKTRASFFDYTELEPLLRNLAVSRLIVAGLQTNVCVEATARAGLAHNFEVAVPDDAVSTDGPDLHFASLNSMRVLYIEIAPWQELLAPDASWDRAFTTPDYGRNPAYWTDTTRA
- a CDS encoding terminase gpP N-terminus-related DNA-binding protein, whose amino-acid sequence is MDLGGAYYNPKDQVSALETLRRKLPDLDTPPQPTPKRPRPGRARHLDDAHIQQLIAGYLSGSTVYELAEQFKIGRNTVCRILRRHHVPMRRRGLTPEQVTEAVQLYHQGWTPPRIGQRMGVDAVTIRRRLREHGLTIRNTQQPDRRQAGEG
- a CDS encoding tetratricopeptide repeat protein, producing the protein MTEEQIAAAQLRIVLDEKLGRQTTDDVREIAASTASAPPEQQTRPEKVEDNIVPPASKHSPAVTATSEDETSLHDVVTDVRRSIESHPRWPFQGRREAIETFDEMIHNVGKAVTLVLRASEASDAGDYVRAERLLQQAVHAFRTIGRRGEGLADINLAATYQLDGQHQRAIKQLDSHIRGTGPMCTDDRGRAHALLARSRLHLLADQAESARHDAEEALKGFQELEDLDAQLAAQTMLSEVYTRLDQSEEALKSEQRATEIRQALGLSSE
- a CDS encoding helix-turn-helix transcriptional regulator → MTSKPAAAQRLSDLARLRRVRDRIDREYAKPLDVEALARGVNMSAGHLSRQFRGAYGESPYSYLMTRRIERAMTLLRRGDLNVTEACFAVGCSSLGTFSSRFTELVGMPPSAYQRQSARATAGMPPCVAKQVTRPIRNREASASKRT
- a CDS encoding alpha/beta fold hydrolase — its product is MSELHREGFRTLTPDQRGYSPRARPRGRWAYRNSALVEDVVALLTEVGRPVHLVGHDWGAAVAWSLAAARPDLVRTLTTVSVPHPGAFLRSMLTSNQAARSWYMFVFQIPVLPELILRRSARLTSAVFSRAGMTPSQTAVSRREVIDTEALTGALNWYRGMPFASPPACAGRSAYRPSTSGATRTPP
- a CDS encoding VOC family protein — encoded protein: MDITIHHAFLPHDDPDASLAFYRDALGFEVRNDVEYGGLHWITVGPANQPDMSIVLTPPGVDPGITEDERRTIGEMMAKGTYAGINLATADLDGTFERLQAGDVEVVQEPTDQPYGVRDCAFRDPAGNMIRIFEVR
- a CDS encoding DUF2637 domain-containing protein, with the protein product MTTPAVTSSPRPDRALHLQCACTLLVAVGAAYVSYQHGHDFALRFGADQTTATLWPLIVDGLLTTATIELWKSRRDTTSPWKAWLAFSLGIALSLCANIASAPHLNPLAIAVAATPPLALLLAVELLNHALKRRHDHQPENKKPTIEPQQHPATWNSSPDEEVSALPIQPSSKPGPTTNDNGLYNGGQKALSDPLANEAFRLDAEHRRIHQRPISADALRRNLSIGSRRARTLTHQIRQQHSPAPSTAA